One Palaemon carinicauda isolate YSFRI2023 unplaced genomic scaffold, ASM3689809v2 scaffold122, whole genome shotgun sequence DNA segment encodes these proteins:
- the LOC137635429 gene encoding uncharacterized protein codes for MAQSFELAYENTWIQKLDKYLITYESGRGESQIDYILRWTELREHGLKVFERMIDDRLGKIVKIGKQQYVLFMMGRGTVDAIYKMATTGKEARGKPEALLCFCKSTEGA; via the exons ATGGCTCAAAGTTTTGAATTGGCATATGAGAACACCTGGATTCAGAAGTTGGATAAGTACCTGATAACATATGAaagtggaagaggggaaagccaaatagattatatCTTG AGGTGGACTGAATTAagagagcatggtttgaaagtttttgagaggatgATAGATGATAGATTGGggaagattgtaaagattgggaaacagcagtatgttTTATTCATGATGGGGAGAGGGACTGTTGATGCCATCTACAAGATGGCAACTACAGGAAAAGAGgcaagagggaaaccagaagctcttctgtgcttttgcaAATCTACAGAAGGCgcatga